A region from the Synergistaceae bacterium genome encodes:
- a CDS encoding PaaI family thioesterase encodes MTEAAKINHDALKTLRDDIECKTGFRIVKIEDGLAISELDLQEEHFNPYGIPYGGVLFTMADDTSGLAFISAGGNGVTVNGHVDYLRGSRDAQKLICTAKVRKAGRRIHYIDADIVNEKGLDLCRFKFVFLNLDS; translated from the coding sequence ATGACAGAAGCAGCAAAAATAAATCATGACGCATTAAAGACTCTCAGGGACGACATAGAATGCAAAACAGGCTTTAGAATCGTGAAAATCGAAGACGGCCTCGCAATTAGTGAGCTTGATTTACAGGAAGAACATTTTAACCCTTACGGCATACCATATGGCGGAGTGTTATTCACTATGGCGGACGATACATCTGGATTAGCTTTTATCAGTGCAGGAGGGAACGGCGTAACAGTAAACGGCCATGTTGATTATTTACGAGGTTCGAGGGACGCGCAAAAATTAATCTGTACCGCAAAAGTGAGAAAAGCCGGCAGAAGAATCCATTATATTGACGCTGATATAGTAAATGAAAAAGGGTTAGACCTCTGCCGATTTAAATTCGTGTTTCTTAATCTTGACAGTTAA